In a genomic window of Amphiprion ocellaris isolate individual 3 ecotype Okinawa chromosome 11, ASM2253959v1, whole genome shotgun sequence:
- the LOC118470606 gene encoding piggyBac transposable element-derived protein 4-like, producing the protein MPSKPAKYGLKIFWMCDGRVPYAIDGIVYTGRQPGEEAHRNLGADVVHQLCSTITGTGRNITVDNFFTSVPLVASLLEENLTIVGTLRQNKPDIPPIMKPSRSREACSSEFGFNGGMTMVSYVPKKGKAVILLSTMHHDKAVADTPKKKPEIIIYYNRTKGGVDLLDQMVSNYTCKRRTRRLPLVLWYNMLDVATMNAYTNYTLEHPDYHAGLSHTRRLFIKELCKELVMPNMTRRLAETLNLPRTIIQAMERCGLQKEYAATTEPQDDISQARQTKRKRKRCAICPYSKDRKTTIYCSKCSRPVCKEHRNVEVTCDLCKD; encoded by the exons ATGCCCAGCAAACCTGCGAAGTATGGGCTAAAAATCTTCTGGATGTGTGATGGAAGGGTACCTTATGCAATAGATGGAATTGTCTATACCGGGAGACAGCCAGGAGAGGAGGCTCACAGGAACCTTGGAGCGGATGTTGTACACCAGTTGTGCAGTACCATCACTGGGACAG GTCGCAACATCACAGTTGACAACTTCTTCACCAGCGTGCCTCTTGTTGCTAGTCTCCTCGAGGAAAACCTTACCATCGTTGGAACACTTCGTCAGAACAAGCCAGACATCCCACCTATCATGAAGCCATCCAGATCAAGGGAGGCTTGTAGCTCAGAATTCGGATTTAATGGCGGCATGACCATGGTAAGCTATGTGCCAAAGAAAGGAAAGGCTGTTATCCTCTTGAGCACTATGCATCATGACAAAGCAGTGGCTGACACACCCAAGAAGAAACCAGAAATCATCATCTACTACAACAGGACAAAAGGAGGGGTGGACTTATTGGATCAGATGGTGAGCAACTACACATGTAAGCGGAGAACACGCAGGTTGCCTTTGGTGCTCTGGTACAATATGTTGGATGTGGCGACTATGAATGCATACACAAACTACACTCTAGAACATCCGGATTACCATGCTGGTCTGAGCCACACACGCAGGCTATTCATCAAAGAATTGTGCAAAGAGCTTGTCATGCCAAACATGACGAGGCGCCTGGCAGAAACGTTGAATCTCCCAAGAACTATTATTCAAGCAATGGAAAGATGTGGGTTACAAAAAGAATACGCAGCCACCACTGAACCACAGGATGACATCAGCCAAGCACGCCAAActaagaggaagagaaagaggtgCGCTATCTGCCCATattccaaagacagaaaaactacaatCTACTGTTCCAAGTGCAGCCGGCCTGTGTGCAAGGAGCACAGAAATGTAGAGGTCACCTGTGATTTGTGCAAAGATTAA